One region of Juglans regia cultivar Chandler chromosome 4, Walnut 2.0, whole genome shotgun sequence genomic DNA includes:
- the LOC108996250 gene encoding acyl-CoA--sterol O-acyltransferase 1-like isoform X2: protein MEGAEEMKNFTKAWLSVFVSLCYCYAIGPLSSNTSIPLGRFVAIACLPIKVRQNPAPKSQSNGQKGTHSPDRKSHSNGKTKENPVPGKPKMGQKSPLNYATKGLLLAMLVRVYDYSEHIHPTVLLILYCFHIYFCLEIILAMFAALARTLLGLELEPQFDEPYLSTSLQDFWGRRWNIMVTGILRPTVYEPVLHVATRVMGNRRWASLPAVLGTFVVSALMHELIFYYLGRVWPTWEITGFFLLHGVCLMVEIALKKAIAGRFRLPTMVARSLTIGFVMVTGFWLFFPQLLRCKADVRAFEEYAAAGAFFKNAFHGLTWTALNTTATL from the exons ATGGAGGGCGCCGAGGAGATGAAGAACTTCACCAAGGCATGGCTTTCAGTCTTCGTATCTCTGTGCTACTGCTATGCCATAG GACCTTTATCCTCCAACACTTCAATCCCTCTTGGGCGCTTCGTTGCTATTGCTTGTTTGCCCATTAAGGTCCGGCAAAACCCTGCTCCTAAATCACAATCAAATGGCCAAAAAGGTACTCATAGTCCGGATCGGAAATCACATTCCAAtggcaaaacaaaagaaaacccagTTCCTGGAAAGCCTAAAATGGGACAGAAATCGCCTCTGAACTACGCAACAAAGGGTCTGTTATTGGCAATGTTGGTTCGAGTCTATGACTACAGTGAGCATATTCATCCAACCGTCTTACTCATTCTATATTGCTTTCACATATATTTCTGCCTCGAAATCATCCTGGCCATGTTCGCAGCACTGGCTCGAACCCTCCTGGGTCTCGAGCTCGAGCCACAGTTCGACGAGCCGTACCTGTCCACCTCGTTGCAGGACTTCTGGGGCAGGCGATGGAACATCATGGTCACCGGCATCCTACGACCGACTGTATACGAACCCGTCCTCCACGTCGCTACTCGCGTGATGGGAAACCGCAGGTGGGCATCACTACCGGCCGTACTCGGTACCTTTGTCGTATCGGCGCTCATGCACGAGCTGATTTTCTACTACCTGGGGCGTGTGTGGCCCACCTGGGAGATCACGGggttcttcctcctccacgGGGTGTGTCTGATGGTCGAGATCGCTTTGAAGAAGGCTATCGCCGGAAGATTCAGGTTGCCGACGATGGTAGCACGGTCCCTGACCATCGGATTCGTGATGGTAACCGGATTCTGGCTGTTCTTCCCCCAGCTCCTCCGGTGTAAGGCTGATGTTAGGGCGTTT
- the LOC108996250 gene encoding acyl-CoA--sterol O-acyltransferase 1-like isoform X1 gives MEGAEEMKNFTKAWLSVFVSLCYCYAIGKFVPRGFPRLFGLLPIVCLFLVLPLNISSIHLGGITAFFVAWLANFKLLLFAFGKGPLSSNTSIPLGRFVAIACLPIKVRQNPAPKSQSNGQKGTHSPDRKSHSNGKTKENPVPGKPKMGQKSPLNYATKGLLLAMLVRVYDYSEHIHPTVLLILYCFHIYFCLEIILAMFAALARTLLGLELEPQFDEPYLSTSLQDFWGRRWNIMVTGILRPTVYEPVLHVATRVMGNRRWASLPAVLGTFVVSALMHELIFYYLGRVWPTWEITGFFLLHGVCLMVEIALKKAIAGRFRLPTMVARSLTIGFVMVTGFWLFFPQLLRCKADVRAFEEYAAAGAFFKNAFHGLTWTALNTTATL, from the coding sequence ATGGAGGGCGCCGAGGAGATGAAGAACTTCACCAAGGCATGGCTTTCAGTCTTCGTATCTCTGTGCTACTGCTATGCCATAGGTAAGTTTGTTCCCAGAGGATTTCCAAGACTCTTTGGTTTGCTCCCCATCGTTTGCCTCTTTCTTGTCCTTCCTCTTAACATCTCCTCCATTCACCTGGGAGGCATCACTGCTTTCTTTGTTGCTTGGCTTGCCAACTTTAAGCTTTTGCTCTTTGCTTTTGGTAAAGGACCTTTATCCTCCAACACTTCAATCCCTCTTGGGCGCTTCGTTGCTATTGCTTGTTTGCCCATTAAGGTCCGGCAAAACCCTGCTCCTAAATCACAATCAAATGGCCAAAAAGGTACTCATAGTCCGGATCGGAAATCACATTCCAAtggcaaaacaaaagaaaacccagTTCCTGGAAAGCCTAAAATGGGACAGAAATCGCCTCTGAACTACGCAACAAAGGGTCTGTTATTGGCAATGTTGGTTCGAGTCTATGACTACAGTGAGCATATTCATCCAACCGTCTTACTCATTCTATATTGCTTTCACATATATTTCTGCCTCGAAATCATCCTGGCCATGTTCGCAGCACTGGCTCGAACCCTCCTGGGTCTCGAGCTCGAGCCACAGTTCGACGAGCCGTACCTGTCCACCTCGTTGCAGGACTTCTGGGGCAGGCGATGGAACATCATGGTCACCGGCATCCTACGACCGACTGTATACGAACCCGTCCTCCACGTCGCTACTCGCGTGATGGGAAACCGCAGGTGGGCATCACTACCGGCCGTACTCGGTACCTTTGTCGTATCGGCGCTCATGCACGAGCTGATTTTCTACTACCTGGGGCGTGTGTGGCCCACCTGGGAGATCACGGggttcttcctcctccacgGGGTGTGTCTGATGGTCGAGATCGCTTTGAAGAAGGCTATCGCCGGAAGATTCAGGTTGCCGACGATGGTAGCACGGTCCCTGACCATCGGATTCGTGATGGTAACCGGATTCTGGCTGTTCTTCCCCCAGCTCCTCCGGTGTAAGGCTGATGTTAGGGCGTTT